The Vibrio sp. SNU_ST1 genome has a segment encoding these proteins:
- a CDS encoding ROK family protein produces the protein MVQSTPGDLAHLTQHLISRISSVSYRYGRIAAIGISVSEFFLSHRQSAHKLAKSSPTHSPEITQLTLNLNQHFKVDCSLVAHSHSAAIACDAIDAISNAMTNADLIEQPLSADLSLNKRARDLHKEAILSVFLGDGCGISFYQNNEQVHHPLSSHWAHSTLPNFQWLVDGLTPVCRCGNEACIEQFLSAPSIERQYHQVVLKDQTLTQIFSGVDQSEAHASRIYRTYIDQLARSLVNPIQQLQPTRLVLSGEATTYPTLTADLKVALSRYIHVNEIPVIVHPKQDEFTFARGAFLIAEKNHNNHLRSS, from the coding sequence ATGGTGCAGAGCACTCCTGGCGACCTTGCCCACTTGACTCAGCATTTGATAAGCCGAATATCAAGCGTCAGCTACCGCTATGGACGTATCGCCGCGATAGGCATAAGTGTATCTGAGTTTTTTTTATCTCATCGCCAATCCGCACATAAACTTGCAAAATCAAGTCCTACTCACTCGCCAGAAATCACCCAATTAACACTAAACCTGAATCAGCATTTCAAGGTCGACTGCTCGCTTGTGGCGCATTCACACAGTGCGGCCATTGCGTGCGACGCTATTGACGCTATTAGTAATGCAATGACGAACGCTGACTTAATTGAACAACCACTCTCGGCAGATTTAAGTCTAAATAAGAGGGCTAGAGATTTACACAAAGAGGCCATACTCAGCGTATTTTTGGGCGATGGTTGTGGCATAAGTTTTTATCAAAATAACGAGCAAGTGCACCACCCATTAAGCTCACATTGGGCACATTCAACGTTACCAAATTTTCAATGGCTCGTTGATGGTTTAACTCCTGTATGTCGCTGTGGAAATGAGGCCTGCATTGAACAGTTTTTATCCGCACCAAGTATTGAGCGGCAATATCATCAAGTCGTGCTAAAAGACCAAACTTTAACGCAAATTTTTTCAGGCGTAGACCAAAGTGAAGCGCATGCATCGCGCATCTATCGTACTTATATCGACCAATTGGCGCGCAGTTTAGTTAATCCAATTCAGCAATTACAGCCTACACGACTCGTATTATCAGGCGAAGCAACGACCTATCCTACATTAACGGCAGATTTAAAAGTCGCATTGTCTCGCTACATTCACGTTAATGAAATTCCAGTGATTGTTCACCCAAAACAAGATGAATTCACCTTTGCTCGCGGAGCATTTCTCATCGCTGAAAAAAATCACAACAATCATTTACGCTCGTCGTGA
- the recA gene encoding recombinase RecA: MDENKQKALAAALGQIEKQFGKGSIMRLGDNRTMDVETISTGSLSLDIALGAGGLPMGRIVEVYGPESSGKTTLTLELIAAAQKVGKTCAFVDAEHALDPIYAQKLGVDIDALLVSQPDTGEQALEICDALARSGAIDVLVIDSVAALTPKAEIEGEMGDSHMGLQARMLSQAMRKLTGNLKQSNCMAIFINQIRMKIGVMFGNPETTTGGNALKFYASVRLDIRRTGAIKDGDEVVGNETRIKVVKNKIAAPFKQAETQILYGKGFNREGELIDLGVKNKLVEKAGAWYSYKGDKIGQGKANAGKYLRENPEVALEIDTKLRELLLTPAVLEEKGAEKEEENEEL, from the coding sequence ATGGACGAGAATAAACAAAAAGCGTTAGCCGCAGCCCTTGGTCAGATTGAAAAGCAATTTGGTAAAGGTTCAATCATGCGTCTTGGTGATAACCGCACAATGGACGTAGAAACTATTTCTACAGGTTCTCTATCTCTAGATATCGCACTAGGTGCTGGTGGCCTACCTATGGGACGTATCGTAGAAGTTTACGGTCCGGAATCATCAGGTAAAACAACGCTAACGCTTGAGCTTATCGCAGCAGCACAGAAAGTGGGTAAAACGTGTGCATTCGTCGATGCCGAGCACGCACTAGACCCTATCTACGCTCAAAAGTTGGGGGTTGATATCGATGCTCTTCTTGTTTCTCAACCTGATACGGGTGAGCAAGCGCTTGAAATCTGTGATGCACTGGCTCGTTCAGGTGCTATCGACGTTCTTGTTATTGACTCAGTAGCAGCACTGACACCTAAAGCAGAAATCGAAGGCGAAATGGGCGACAGCCACATGGGTCTTCAGGCTCGTATGCTTTCTCAAGCGATGCGTAAGCTGACTGGTAACCTCAAGCAGTCTAACTGTATGGCTATCTTCATTAACCAAATTCGTATGAAAATTGGTGTGATGTTTGGTAACCCTGAAACAACAACAGGTGGTAACGCACTTAAGTTCTACGCATCTGTTCGTCTTGATATTCGCCGTACTGGCGCGATTAAAGATGGTGATGAAGTTGTTGGTAACGAAACTCGTATCAAGGTTGTTAAGAACAAGATTGCTGCACCATTCAAACAAGCTGAAACTCAAATCCTTTACGGTAAAGGCTTCAACCGCGAAGGTGAGCTTATCGACTTAGGTGTTAAGAATAAGCTAGTAGAAAAAGCAGGCGCTTGGTACAGCTACAAAGGCGACAAGATCGGCCAAGGTAAAGCTAACGCTGGTAAATACCTGCGTGAAAACCCAGAAGTTGCTCTAGAAATTGATACTAAACTTCGTGAGTTACTGCTAACTCCTGCTGTGCTTGAAGAGAAAGGTGCAGAGAAGGAAGAAGAAAACGAAGAGCTATAA
- the rpoS gene encoding RNA polymerase sigma factor RpoS, with protein sequence MSISNAVTKEEFDLNQATTEQEALGKAKRTVTKKTEAKEETEVTSKSLDATQLYLGEIGFSPLLTAEEEVLYARRALRGDEAARKRMIESNLRLVVKISRRYSNRGLALLDLIEEGNLGLIRAVEKFDPERGFRFSTYATWWIRQTIERALMNQTRTIRLPIHVVKELNIYLRTARELSQKLDHEPTAEEIASKLDKPVGDVSKMLRLNERVSSVDTPIGGDGEKALLDIIPDINNSDPEVSTQDSDIKNSLIFWLDELNPKQKEVLARRFGLLGYEPSTLEEVGREISLTRERVRQIQVEGLRRLREILIKQGLNMENLFNVEND encoded by the coding sequence ATGAGTATAAGCAATGCAGTAACCAAAGAAGAGTTCGATCTTAACCAAGCAACCACGGAACAGGAAGCTCTTGGAAAAGCAAAACGAACAGTCACTAAGAAAACCGAAGCGAAAGAAGAGACTGAAGTTACGTCTAAAAGCTTAGATGCGACTCAACTCTACTTAGGCGAAATCGGTTTCTCACCACTATTAACCGCTGAAGAAGAGGTGCTTTATGCACGTCGAGCTCTACGCGGTGATGAAGCAGCACGCAAACGCATGATCGAAAGTAACCTGCGTTTGGTGGTAAAAATTTCTCGTCGTTATAGCAACCGCGGCTTGGCACTTCTCGATCTAATCGAAGAAGGCAACCTAGGCTTGATCCGCGCCGTAGAGAAGTTTGATCCAGAGCGTGGCTTCCGCTTCTCAACTTACGCGACATGGTGGATTCGTCAAACCATTGAACGTGCGCTAATGAATCAGACTCGCACTATCCGTTTGCCAATTCATGTTGTGAAAGAGCTGAACATCTACCTACGTACCGCAAGAGAACTTTCACAAAAACTTGACCATGAACCAACGGCAGAAGAAATTGCTTCTAAGCTAGACAAACCTGTTGGTGATGTGAGCAAGATGCTTCGTCTAAACGAAAGAGTGAGCTCTGTTGATACGCCTATTGGTGGTGATGGTGAGAAAGCGCTACTGGATATAATTCCGGACATCAACAACTCAGACCCTGAGGTTTCAACTCAAGATAGCGATATTAAGAACTCGTTGATTTTCTGGCTTGATGAGCTGAATCCTAAGCAGAAAGAGGTGCTTGCGCGTCGCTTTGGATTACTTGGCTATGAACCATCAACACTAGAAGAAGTAGGCCGTGAAATTAGCCTGACTCGTGAACGTGTTCGTCAAATTCAAGTTGAAGGGCTTCGTCGTCTACGTGAGATTCTTATCAAGCAAGGCTTGAATATGGAAAACCTGTTCAACGTAGAAAACGACTAA
- a CDS encoding TrmB family transcriptional regulator: MSELVTKLMDFGFTKTDALVYINLLKNGQSSGYKIAKEISISRSSVYSSIDNLYANGYIFMSDGDTKEYEAKSPDLIFSQIEKKTVTNINFLKSELSKMMLKEEKEFVYNVSGFDNLLQKAKEIINQANLEIYLNTDFNLELFGKELCDAVERGVRVIGFSFNKMASPHEKIELHSRSENEETEYPSHRFMCVADMKLALMFSHREETLGLYANNRLIVKMIAEHIHSDIYLTEYERLAPNQHQHVRVNTIHEQHNAMVLDELKKH; encoded by the coding sequence GTGTCAGAGCTAGTCACCAAATTAATGGATTTTGGGTTTACCAAAACCGATGCGCTTGTTTATATTAATTTACTCAAAAATGGCCAATCCAGCGGATATAAAATCGCGAAAGAGATCTCTATCTCCCGCTCTTCTGTTTACTCGTCTATCGATAACCTTTACGCCAATGGCTACATTTTCATGTCTGATGGCGACACTAAAGAGTACGAAGCTAAATCACCAGACTTAATTTTCAGCCAGATAGAAAAAAAGACCGTCACCAATATTAATTTCCTTAAATCAGAATTATCTAAGATGATGCTGAAAGAGGAAAAAGAGTTCGTTTACAACGTATCGGGGTTCGACAACTTACTTCAAAAGGCCAAGGAAATCATTAATCAGGCAAATCTAGAAATTTACCTGAATACCGATTTTAACCTTGAGTTGTTTGGCAAAGAATTATGCGACGCCGTGGAACGTGGAGTACGAGTGATTGGCTTTTCATTCAACAAAATGGCGAGCCCACATGAAAAGATAGAACTACATTCGCGTTCTGAAAATGAAGAAACCGAATACCCTTCACACCGCTTTATGTGCGTAGCCGATATGAAGCTCGCCCTCATGTTCTCACACCGTGAAGAAACCTTAGGTTTGTATGCCAATAATCGCTTAATTGTAAAAATGATAGCAGAGCATATTCACAGCGATATTTACCTAACAGAATACGAGCGCCTAGCTCCTAATCAGCACCAACACGTCAGAGTAAATACGATTCACGAACAGCACAATGCTATGGTACTCGACGAACTTAAGAAGCACTAA
- a CDS encoding sugar ABC transporter permease, with protein sequence MDKYIGKIGTLVVYLFLIANALLVLGPVIWTVLASFKTGNNLFSSSFTSIDFTLDHYRALFTDTPYLDWYKNTFLLATANMVISLVVVTISAFVFSRYRFNGKRNIMMSILVLQMFPAFLSMTAIYILLSKMGLIDTYAGLLFVYVTGSLPFMIWLVKGYFDAIPTSLDEAAKIDGAGHMTIFLEIILPLAKPILVFVGLVSFTAPWMDFILPTLILRSEEKMTLAIGIFSWISSNSAENFTLFAAGSLLVAVPITLLFVATQKHITTGLVSGAVKE encoded by the coding sequence ATGGACAAATACATTGGCAAAATAGGCACCCTAGTCGTGTACTTATTTCTCATTGCCAACGCATTATTAGTACTTGGCCCAGTGATTTGGACAGTGCTAGCTTCATTCAAAACGGGGAATAACTTATTCAGTTCTTCTTTCACAAGTATTGACTTTACACTCGACCACTACCGCGCATTGTTCACGGACACACCGTATTTAGACTGGTATAAAAACACCTTTCTTCTCGCTACAGCGAATATGGTTATCTCACTGGTTGTCGTGACTATTTCAGCGTTTGTGTTCTCTCGCTACCGCTTCAATGGTAAGCGCAACATTATGATGAGCATTCTTGTATTGCAGATGTTCCCGGCCTTTCTTTCGATGACGGCTATCTACATCTTACTATCAAAAATGGGATTGATTGATACCTATGCTGGCTTGTTATTTGTGTATGTAACGGGCTCATTACCATTCATGATTTGGTTGGTGAAAGGTTATTTCGATGCCATTCCCACTTCATTGGATGAAGCAGCAAAAATTGATGGCGCAGGCCACATGACGATTTTCCTCGAGATCATTCTCCCTCTCGCGAAACCTATCTTAGTGTTTGTTGGTTTAGTGTCTTTCACCGCACCTTGGATGGACTTCATTTTACCTACGCTTATCTTACGCAGCGAAGAAAAAATGACGCTAGCCATCGGTATTTTCAGTTGGATTTCATCTAACTCAGCGGAGAACTTTACTCTGTTTGCCGCGGGTTCATTATTGGTTGCTGTGCCCATCACTTTGCTATTTGTTGCGACTCAAAAACACATTACTACCGGCCTCGTCAGCGGCGCAGTTAAAGAATAA
- a CDS encoding glycoside hydrolase family 13 protein, with amino-acid sequence MISAMAITNSVINKPITKSSITKSSLTHSAKSADSYAYNNETLHLRLRCAKGELDKVSLWIGDPYHWAEGGLDGGNLGGSDAHGWVGGNEVTMIHEGETEYHDHWFAEFTPPKRRSRYGFILYGKGGEKILFGEKRCADISTTENAEIELSNLSNFFCFPYINPRDVLKTPTWIKDTIWYQIFPERFANGRPETSPANVQPWGTRPVSDNFMGGDLWGVIDKLDYLQDLGVNGLYLCPIFTANANHKYDTVDYYNVDPHFGGNEAFKALVDEAHKRGMKIMLDAVFNHIGSQSPLWLDVVNNGAESKYADWFWINQFPVYPDTPKEDWDFWNLNYETFANVVEMPKLNTENEECRAYLLDVARHWVEEFNIDGWRLDVANEVDHAFWRDFRKVVKDVNPDCYILGEIWHEGMPWLRGDQYDSLMNYPLTQAITDYFGLGDVDKESFVNAVNASYMAYPRNVNEAMFNLLDSHDTTRIISLCQGDKRKAKLAYLFMFTQVGAPCIYYGGEIGMDGGRGMGSEDNRKCMIWEESKQDLEFKNFIQEMIALRKANPDFNQPSIDWLNVKDEKGTADKECIAYRRGNLMFVLNNSDKDKQIMLDGKSLTISAYSYVIEQAN; translated from the coding sequence ATGATTTCCGCTATGGCTATTACAAATTCAGTTATCAACAAACCGATTACAAAAAGTTCAATAACAAAAAGCTCGCTGACTCACTCAGCAAAAAGCGCAGACAGCTACGCTTACAACAATGAAACGCTTCACCTTCGCTTACGCTGTGCAAAAGGTGAACTAGACAAGGTTTCACTTTGGATAGGCGACCCGTACCACTGGGCAGAAGGCGGCCTCGATGGTGGCAACTTAGGTGGCAGTGATGCACACGGTTGGGTGGGCGGCAATGAAGTGACCATGATTCACGAAGGGGAAACCGAGTACCACGACCACTGGTTTGCTGAGTTTACTCCACCGAAACGTCGTAGCCGCTATGGTTTTATTTTGTATGGAAAAGGCGGCGAAAAGATTCTATTTGGAGAAAAACGCTGCGCCGACATTTCAACGACTGAAAACGCAGAAATCGAGCTGAGCAACTTAAGTAATTTCTTCTGTTTTCCTTACATAAACCCTCGTGACGTTTTAAAGACACCGACGTGGATAAAAGACACCATTTGGTACCAAATATTCCCAGAACGCTTTGCCAATGGTCGCCCTGAAACATCACCTGCCAATGTGCAGCCTTGGGGAACCAGACCTGTATCCGACAACTTTATGGGTGGCGATTTATGGGGCGTGATCGATAAGCTCGATTACCTGCAAGATCTTGGCGTGAATGGTTTGTATTTGTGCCCTATTTTCACAGCCAACGCCAACCATAAATACGACACTGTCGACTACTACAATGTAGACCCGCACTTTGGCGGCAATGAAGCTTTTAAAGCACTCGTCGATGAAGCCCATAAACGCGGCATGAAAATTATGCTCGACGCGGTGTTCAACCACATTGGGTCTCAATCACCACTATGGCTAGACGTTGTGAATAACGGGGCAGAATCCAAATACGCCGACTGGTTTTGGATCAATCAATTCCCTGTATACCCAGACACGCCAAAAGAAGACTGGGATTTCTGGAACTTGAACTACGAAACCTTCGCGAATGTCGTCGAAATGCCCAAGCTGAATACTGAAAATGAAGAGTGTCGCGCATACTTGCTAGACGTAGCGCGCCACTGGGTAGAAGAGTTCAATATTGATGGTTGGCGTTTAGACGTAGCCAACGAAGTGGACCATGCGTTTTGGCGTGACTTCCGAAAAGTCGTAAAAGATGTCAACCCAGACTGCTACATTCTTGGGGAGATTTGGCACGAAGGTATGCCTTGGCTACGCGGCGACCAATACGATTCGTTGATGAATTACCCGCTGACACAAGCCATTACCGACTACTTTGGTCTTGGCGACGTTGATAAAGAGAGCTTTGTAAATGCTGTGAACGCATCGTACATGGCATACCCACGCAACGTAAACGAAGCGATGTTTAACTTATTGGATAGCCATGACACCACTCGCATTATCTCTTTATGTCAGGGCGACAAACGTAAAGCTAAATTAGCCTATTTATTTATGTTCACTCAAGTCGGTGCTCCATGCATTTATTATGGTGGCGAAATTGGTATGGATGGCGGCCGCGGCATGGGCAGCGAAGACAACCGAAAATGCATGATATGGGAAGAATCAAAGCAAGACTTAGAATTCAAAAACTTCATTCAAGAAATGATCGCTTTGCGTAAAGCTAATCCCGATTTTAATCAGCCTAGCATTGACTGGTTAAACGTGAAGGATGAAAAAGGGACGGCAGACAAAGAGTGTATCGCTTACCGCCGTGGCAATTTAATGTTTGTTTTAAACAACAGCGATAAAGATAAACAGATCATGCTCGATGGAAAATCACTGACCATTAGCGCTTATAGCTACGTGATTGAGCAAGCGAACTAA
- the mutS gene encoding DNA mismatch repair protein MutS, with product MKADQKHTPMMQQYLKLKAENPEILLFYRMGDFYELFYDDAKKASQLLDISLTKRGSSNGEPIPMAGVPYHAVEGYLAKLVQLGESVAICEQIGNPATSKGPVERAVVRIVTPGTVTDEALLSERVDNLIAAIYHHNGKFGYATLDITSGRFQLCEPETEEAMAAELQRTSPRELLFPEDFEPVNLMASRNGNRRRPVWEFELDTAKQQLNKQFGTRDLVGFGVESAKLGLCAAGCLIQYVKDTQRTALPHIRSLTMDKQDHSVILDAATRRNLEITQNLGGGTDNTLAEVLDHTATAMGSRMLKRWLHQPMRNISALDQRLDAIGEMKDLALFTELQPTLKQIGDIERILARLALRSARPRDMARLRQAMEYLPELAETLTQLKHPYLTQLAQYASPVDEVSELLERAIKENPPVVIRDGGVIAEGYNAELDEWRDLAAGATEFLDKLEQEERERHGIDTLKVGYNNVHGFFIQVSRGQSHLVPPHYVRRQTLKNAERYIIPELKEHEDKVLSSKSKALAIEKQLWEELFDLLLPYLERLQNIASSVSQLDVLQNLAERADTLDYCRPTMTESAGVQIQAGRHPVVEQVMDEPFIANPIDLNDQRKMLIITGPNMGGKSTYMRQTALIALMAHIGCYVPAESATIGSIDRIFTRIGASDDLASGRSTFMVEMTETANILHNATPNSLVLMDEIGRGTSTYDGLSLAWASAEWLANQINAMTLFATHYFELTELPNQLLTLANVHLDAVEHGDSIAFMHAVQEGAASKSYGLAVAGLAGVPKAVIKNARAKLTQLEALSMESPTSKPSGVDIANQLSLIPEPSEVEQALANVDPDDLTPRQALEELYRLKKLL from the coding sequence GTGAAAGCCGATCAAAAACATACCCCCATGATGCAGCAGTACCTAAAGCTAAAAGCAGAAAATCCAGAAATTCTGCTGTTCTACCGCATGGGCGATTTCTACGAGCTTTTCTACGATGATGCTAAAAAAGCCTCTCAACTCCTCGATATTTCACTGACCAAGCGTGGCTCTTCAAATGGTGAGCCGATTCCTATGGCAGGTGTTCCGTACCATGCCGTTGAGGGATATCTTGCGAAGTTAGTGCAACTTGGTGAATCCGTAGCTATTTGTGAACAGATTGGTAATCCAGCAACTTCAAAAGGCCCGGTTGAACGTGCTGTTGTACGCATCGTGACGCCTGGTACCGTAACGGATGAAGCATTGCTTTCTGAGCGTGTTGATAACCTGATTGCAGCCATTTACCATCACAACGGTAAGTTTGGTTACGCGACACTTGATATTACCTCCGGTCGATTCCAACTTTGCGAACCAGAAACCGAAGAAGCGATGGCGGCAGAGCTACAAAGAACGTCACCACGTGAACTGCTATTCCCTGAAGATTTCGAACCCGTAAATTTGATGGCAAGTCGTAATGGCAACCGCCGTCGCCCTGTGTGGGAATTTGAATTAGATACCGCTAAGCAGCAATTGAATAAGCAGTTTGGTACTCGTGACCTGGTTGGCTTTGGCGTAGAAAGCGCGAAACTGGGTCTATGTGCGGCTGGTTGTTTGATTCAATACGTGAAAGATACCCAGCGAACTGCCCTTCCACACATCCGTTCTTTAACGATGGATAAACAAGATCACTCGGTGATCCTCGATGCAGCGACTCGCCGCAATCTAGAGATCACGCAAAATCTTGGTGGTGGTACTGATAACACCCTTGCCGAAGTACTTGATCACACTGCGACAGCAATGGGCAGTCGCATGCTAAAGCGTTGGTTACATCAACCAATGCGCAATATTTCAGCTCTTGATCAACGCCTAGATGCGATTGGTGAGATGAAAGATTTAGCTCTATTCACAGAACTACAACCAACCTTAAAGCAGATTGGTGATATCGAACGAATCTTGGCGCGTTTAGCACTTCGCTCTGCTCGTCCTCGCGATATGGCACGTCTTCGCCAAGCAATGGAATACTTGCCAGAACTCGCTGAAACGCTGACGCAACTTAAACACCCATACCTGACCCAGCTTGCTCAGTATGCTTCTCCTGTGGATGAAGTATCTGAACTACTTGAGCGAGCGATCAAAGAGAACCCGCCCGTAGTGATTCGGGACGGTGGCGTGATAGCTGAAGGCTACAACGCCGAACTCGATGAATGGCGCGACCTTGCCGCGGGTGCAACCGAGTTTTTGGATAAGCTTGAACAAGAAGAACGTGAACGTCACGGTATCGACACGCTTAAAGTTGGCTACAACAACGTACACGGTTTCTTCATTCAGGTAAGCCGCGGACAAAGCCATCTAGTGCCTCCTCACTATGTGCGCCGTCAAACACTAAAAAATGCAGAGCGTTACATCATTCCTGAGCTAAAAGAGCATGAAGACAAAGTGCTTAGCTCTAAGTCGAAAGCACTCGCAATCGAGAAACAGCTGTGGGAAGAGTTGTTTGATTTGTTATTGCCTTATCTAGAACGACTACAAAACATTGCATCTTCAGTGTCTCAGCTTGATGTTCTACAAAACTTAGCTGAACGTGCAGACACCCTTGATTACTGTCGTCCAACCATGACAGAGTCTGCTGGCGTACAAATTCAGGCAGGTCGTCACCCTGTGGTTGAACAAGTAATGGACGAACCCTTTATTGCTAACCCTATCGACCTCAATGATCAACGTAAGATGCTGATCATCACAGGTCCAAACATGGGTGGTAAGTCGACCTACATGCGTCAAACCGCACTCATTGCGCTGATGGCTCATATTGGTTGTTATGTTCCAGCAGAAAGCGCAACCATCGGCTCTATCGACCGTATCTTTACGCGTATTGGCGCATCGGATGATTTGGCTTCGGGTCGTTCAACCTTCATGGTTGAGATGACAGAGACCGCGAATATCCTGCACAACGCAACACCAAATAGCCTTGTGTTAATGGATGAAATCGGTCGTGGTACCAGTACTTACGATGGTCTGTCTCTGGCTTGGGCAAGTGCGGAATGGCTAGCTAATCAAATCAATGCGATGACACTATTTGCAACGCACTACTTTGAGCTAACTGAGCTGCCTAACCAACTTCTAACACTGGCCAACGTGCACTTGGATGCGGTTGAGCATGGTGACAGCATTGCCTTTATGCACGCAGTTCAAGAAGGAGCTGCAAGTAAATCTTACGGTCTAGCGGTAGCTGGCTTGGCTGGTGTACCGAAAGCGGTAATCAAGAATGCTCGTGCGAAGTTGACTCAACTAGAAGCGTTAAGCATGGAGTCACCAACATCAAAACCAAGTGGCGTTGATATCGCGAACCAACTGAGCCTAATACCTGAGCCTAGTGAAGTAGAACAAGCACTAGCAAATGTTGATCCTGATGATTTAACTCCTCGCCAAGCATTAGAAGAGCTCTACCGCTTGAAGAAGTTGCTTTAG
- the pncC gene encoding nicotinamide-nucleotide amidase, with product MQMTQDLSEQLGHLLARHKHVLVTAESCTGGGVASAVTDIAGSSGWFDRAFVTYSNEAKQEMIGVQLKTLVEFGAVSEPVVIEMANGALQHSNGTISVSISGIAGPGGATEDKPVGTVCFAWKALNGWDKVETHLFTGDRSQVRQQATHHALQVIYDYLSMEGK from the coding sequence ATGCAGATGACTCAAGATCTTAGTGAACAGCTTGGACACTTACTCGCTAGACATAAACACGTTTTAGTGACGGCTGAATCTTGCACTGGCGGTGGGGTTGCTAGCGCGGTGACGGATATCGCTGGGAGCTCTGGTTGGTTTGATCGTGCTTTTGTTACTTATAGCAATGAAGCAAAGCAAGAGATGATCGGTGTACAGCTTAAAACCTTAGTTGAGTTCGGTGCAGTGAGTGAGCCGGTGGTTATAGAAATGGCGAACGGGGCATTGCAACATTCAAATGGGACTATCTCTGTATCGATCAGTGGCATTGCAGGCCCAGGTGGCGCGACCGAAGATAAGCCTGTTGGAACGGTATGTTTCGCTTGGAAAGCACTAAACGGTTGGGATAAAGTGGAAACGCATCTATTTACAGGCGACAGATCACAAGTACGCCAACAAGCCACGCACCATGCCCTGCAAGTTATTTATGATTACCTATCAATGGAAGGTAAGTAA
- the nlpD gene encoding murein hydrolase activator NlpD: protein MRSKVFKGSSLLLSCALVGCAANSPAPVSSLNKNYSSIDRGSYRGSYYEVKKGDTLYFIAYVTNKDVKELIRYNNLSAPYTIHPGQSLKLWRPSYNAPAYGKSTVAVAAVATPVAASTTLLASSKPKTTPKKSKSSKSAPAQTTTKVAKKDPQKKVVQSKSKEYVGSKGKQNVTPPTKPTSNKVSKWLWPTKGRVIKNFSVGEQGNKGIDIAGQRGQPIVSTAGGTVVYSGNALRGYGNLVIVKHNDNYLSAYAHNDRLLVSEGQSVKPGQKIATMGSSGASSVRLHFEIRYQGKSVNPKRYLP, encoded by the coding sequence ATGCGTTCGAAGGTTTTTAAAGGAAGTTCTCTACTGCTTAGCTGTGCACTTGTTGGGTGTGCTGCGAATTCGCCTGCGCCAGTTTCAAGCTTAAACAAGAATTACTCATCGATTGATCGTGGTAGTTATCGTGGTAGTTACTATGAAGTGAAAAAAGGCGATACCCTTTATTTTATTGCTTACGTAACAAATAAAGATGTTAAAGAGCTGATTCGCTATAACAATCTGTCTGCACCTTATACCATCCATCCAGGGCAGAGCCTTAAGTTATGGCGTCCTAGCTACAACGCTCCAGCGTATGGTAAATCAACGGTAGCGGTTGCAGCCGTTGCTACGCCTGTTGCCGCATCCACAACTTTGTTGGCCTCAAGCAAACCTAAAACAACACCTAAAAAGAGTAAAAGCTCTAAATCTGCGCCCGCTCAAACAACCACCAAAGTGGCGAAAAAAGATCCACAAAAGAAGGTTGTACAATCCAAATCAAAGGAGTATGTTGGTTCTAAAGGTAAACAGAATGTTACACCGCCAACAAAACCAACGAGTAACAAAGTATCCAAATGGTTATGGCCAACGAAAGGGAGAGTAATTAAGAATTTCTCTGTAGGCGAACAAGGAAATAAAGGCATAGACATAGCAGGACAGCGAGGTCAGCCAATAGTATCTACTGCAGGGGGAACGGTTGTTTATTCGGGTAATGCACTACGAGGCTACGGCAATCTAGTGATTGTGAAGCACAATGATAATTACTTAAGTGCATACGCGCATAACGACCGACTATTAGTATCTGAAGGGCAAAGTGTGAAACCAGGGCAGAAGATTGCAACAATGGGAAGCTCTGGAGCCAGCAGTGTCAGGCTGCACTTTGAGATTCGTTACCAAGGTAAATCAGTTAATCCAAAACGGTATTTACCTTAA